In Fibrobacter sp., one DNA window encodes the following:
- a CDS encoding outer membrane beta-barrel protein, with protein MKKFILFFILTVAVTAASAYEENYWPRSYFVRAGMGVTATIGDLNERPVSVKDTSGNKFKTYPPDMALMGDPELLLGVNIREFTLAVAFQYWKQQEELVKISAEESTRFWRLGFEFYYNFFWPDYFQVGLGAGFSYTSVKTENSAFHGEDLGDTEFMGSGIGLMANVQYYFTNEIAIIPAVKFYRNWFKNVYTDDSENQELDPFLWQTFISASISLQFQF; from the coding sequence ATGAAAAAGTTCATCCTGTTTTTTATCCTGACCGTCGCCGTCACCGCGGCAAGCGCTTACGAAGAGAACTACTGGCCCCGTTCCTACTTTGTGCGGGCGGGCATGGGCGTTACCGCCACCATCGGCGACCTTAATGAACGTCCCGTAAGCGTCAAGGACACCAGCGGGAACAAGTTCAAGACCTACCCACCCGACATGGCTCTCATGGGCGACCCGGAGCTCCTCCTGGGCGTAAACATCAGGGAATTCACCCTGGCCGTGGCGTTCCAGTACTGGAAACAGCAAGAGGAACTGGTGAAAATTTCCGCAGAGGAAAGTACCCGTTTCTGGCGGTTAGGCTTTGAATTCTACTACAACTTTTTCTGGCCTGACTATTTCCAGGTGGGCCTGGGAGCCGGTTTCTCGTACACCAGCGTCAAGACCGAAAACAGTGCCTTCCACGGCGAAGACCTGGGAGACACGGAATTCATGGGTTCCGGAATCGGCCTCATGGCAAACGTGCAGTATTATTTCACCAACGAAATCGCCATCATTCCGGCCGTAAAGTTTTACCGGAACTGGTTCAAGAACGTCTATACCGACGACAGCGAGAACCAGGAACTGGATCCGTTCCTGTGGCAGACCTTCATTTCGGCCTCCATATCCCTGCAATTCCAGTTCTAG